The segment GGTGACGACACCATCGTCGTCGGCGAGCAGAAGATCAAGGCGCTCTCCGTCAAGGAGGGCCCCGCCGCTCTTCCGTGGGGCGACCTGGGCGTCGACGTCGTCGTCGAGTCGACCGGCATCTTCACCGCGCGCGCCAAGGCCCAGGGCCACCTGGACGCGGGCGCCAAGAAGGTCATCATCTCGGCTCCGGCCTCCGATGAGGACATCACCATCGTGATGGGCGTCAACGACGACAAGTACGACGGCAGCCAGAACATCATCTCGAACGCCTCGTGCACCACCAACTGCCTCGGCCCGATGGCCAAGGTGCTGAACGACGAGTTCGGCATCGAGCAGGGTCTGATGACCACCATCCACGCCTACACGCAGGACCAGAACCTGCAGGACGGCCCGCACAAGGACCTCCGTCGCGCTCGCGCCGCCGCCGTGAACATCGTTCCGACCGGCACCGGCGCCGCCAAGGCCATCGGCCTGGTTTTGCCGGAGCTGCTCGGCAAGCTCGACGGCTACGCCCTGCGTGTGCCGATCCCCACCGGCTCGGTCACCGACCTCACCTCGGAGCTGAAGAAGTCGGCCTCCGCCGAGGACATCAACGCTGCGTTCAAGGCCGCCGCAGAGGGCCCGCTCAAGGGCATCATGAAGTACTACGACGCACCGATCGTCTCGAGCGACATCGTCACCGACGCGCATTCGTCGCTGATCGACGCCGGCCTGACCAAGGTCATCGGCAAGCAGGCCAAGACCGTGTCCTGGTACGACAACGAGTGGGGCTACTCGAACCGCCTCGTCGACCTCATCGGCCTCGTCGGGAAGTCGCTGTAAGAACCATGGCAGTTCG is part of the Gordonia phthalatica genome and harbors:
- the gap gene encoding type I glyceraldehyde-3-phosphate dehydrogenase, encoding MTVRVGVNGFGRIGRNFFRAVEAQKALGTTDIEIVAVNDLTDNATLAHLLKFDSILGRLPQDVRLEGDDTIVVGEQKIKALSVKEGPAALPWGDLGVDVVVESTGIFTARAKAQGHLDAGAKKVIISAPASDEDITIVMGVNDDKYDGSQNIISNASCTTNCLGPMAKVLNDEFGIEQGLMTTIHAYTQDQNLQDGPHKDLRRARAAAVNIVPTGTGAAKAIGLVLPELLGKLDGYALRVPIPTGSVTDLTSELKKSASAEDINAAFKAAAEGPLKGIMKYYDAPIVSSDIVTDAHSSLIDAGLTKVIGKQAKTVSWYDNEWGYSNRLVDLIGLVGKSL